A stretch of DNA from Spirosoma endbachense:
ATTCATTATTCGTAAAGGCGAACCAGAAATAGCGCCTGGCAGTTTGTCGGTGCCTTATCCATATGGAACAATGACGGAGCTAAAAGCTCAACTTATAGCCCACAAGATTTCACTGGATGAATTGATGCTGGCCAATGAAGCTGCGTTGACGGGCCGTAATCGGGCAGAGATCAACCAACGGGTCGACCAGATTCTGGATTTCATGCACAAAGCCGTCCGACGAGGTCTACGTCATAAAGGTATCTTGCCCGGATCTATCAAACTGAGTCGAAAAGCGCCCATTCTGTTTCAGCAGGCCAAAGGTATGAGCCAGTCGTCGGATAGTTTTCTGATCTTCCTGAATGCCTACTGTTTAGCCGCTTCGGAGGAGAATGCAGCGGGAGGTATTGTTGTTACAGCGCCAACTTCAGGGGCATCGGGGGTTATTCCGGGACTAACCTATTTGGCAAAACATCATTTTCACTACGACAAGGCTACACTTCGGTCGGGTATGTTAGCCGCTGCCGCTATTGGTTTTCTCGTTAAACATAACGCCAGCATTTCCGGTGCAGAGATGGGTTGTATGGGCGAAATAGGAACCGCATCGGCCATGGGGGCTGCATTCCTGACGCGTTGTGCTCAACCGAATGGAACCATTGGCGCCATTGAAGCGGCCGCCGAAATTGGCATCGAGCATCACCTTGGTATGACATGCGACCCCATTGGTGGCTACGTTCAGATTCCGTGCATCGAACGCAATGCGATGGGAGCCGTCAAAGCCTATAATGCCTATCTGCTGGCGACTTCCGGTGCGGCTTCGTTCCAGAAAATTTCGCTCGACTCGGTCATCAAAGTGATGAAGGCAACCGGGCGTGATATGTCAACAAAATACAAAGAGACTTCCGAAGCTGGACTGGCTCTGAGCGCAACTGAATGCTGATCAAGTTAAACAATTGATGGGCTTTAAGGTATTTTTAATAAAGTGCGAAATCGAGCACGTTATTTCTCTATGACAAATATCTATACTCCCCAGCAACAACGGGTTCTGCTTATTACTAGCCTGCTTATTATTGGCGGCTTTATCGTAGTGGGGCTCAGTGGCTATGTATCAGCGTTTCTGGGTGCAGGAATTCTTTACGTTGTTTTCCAGCCGTGGTTCAGAGCTCTGACTGTCAAGCGAAAATGGAATCGCTCGCTGGTGACTGCTCTGCTGATTATCTTCTCACTGGTTGTCATTATTCTGCCTTTTCTAACTCTGAGCCTGTTGCTGATTGGCCGGATTCAGTATTATAGCCAGCATACGGATGATATTCTGAATTTAGTAAAAAAGGCGGAAGACCTAACTGGTTATCAGATTACAAGCCCGCAAAACATCCGTTCCATTACACAGCAGGCAGCAAGTTACGCCAGTAAATTATTGCCCTCTCTGGCAGGTGGGGCCTTAGACTTTATCGTTATTCTTGGCGTGTTGTTTTTCACGTTGTACTATATGTTCGTACAGCAGGAAGATTTCCTGAAAGGCTTACGCAAATACCTGCCCTTCAAACGCGACACCCAGCAGGAACTGGGTGAATCGCTTAAAAA
This window harbors:
- a CDS encoding L-serine ammonia-lyase, yielding MVSAPITTSVFDLFKVGPGPSSSHTIGPMKAAFDFRQRLADLPTDLQQQADAIHVHLYGSLSATGKGHGTDRAVVAGLLGWQPETTDPDKLLDLLRDPAQVYAIPVGNRTISIGPQQIHFERVRYDSPYHNTMVIRLADADDTLFSEEYYSVGGGFIIRKGEPEIAPGSLSVPYPYGTMTELKAQLIAHKISLDELMLANEAALTGRNRAEINQRVDQILDFMHKAVRRGLRHKGILPGSIKLSRKAPILFQQAKGMSQSSDSFLIFLNAYCLAASEENAAGGIVVTAPTSGASGVIPGLTYLAKHHFHYDKATLRSGMLAAAAIGFLVKHNASISGAEMGCMGEIGTASAMGAAFLTRCAQPNGTIGAIEAAAEIGIEHHLGMTCDPIGGYVQIPCIERNAMGAVKAYNAYLLATSGAASFQKISLDSVIKVMKATGRDMSTKYKETSEAGLALSATEC
- a CDS encoding AI-2E family transporter, giving the protein MTNIYTPQQQRVLLITSLLIIGGFIVVGLSGYVSAFLGAGILYVVFQPWFRALTVKRKWNRSLVTALLIIFSLVVIILPFLTLSLLLIGRIQYYSQHTDDILNLVKKAEDLTGYQITSPQNIRSITQQAASYASKLLPSLAGGALDFIVILGVLFFTLYYMFVQQEDFLKGLRKYLPFKRDTQQELGESLKNNVNANVLGQLLVCLVQGVLTGATLWIFNVPDAPFWGVVAFFMAFVPVLGTPLVWGPAGLIKLSQGDTGEGVGILLVGVIVIINIDNLLRIMLAKRMGDIHPLITLAGIVLGVPIFGILGLVVGPLLLSYFIVLIHVFERENKKQEEEVIKDEERLEQKAEQAIVKKR